The genomic window AGTTTACAAACTCTAGGAGGTAATTTAATACCCCACTGTCCCCCTGTTCCAACCTAGAAAGCGTAACAGACAGAGAAATTGATTGAGTACGGCTTATTGATAACTAACAGGAAATCCAAAACTTTGAGAGCTTAGATAATATTTTGGCAGCTTACATGTGAGGTTGGAACAGTAAAGATGGTTCTAGTCCTCCTTTCAGGAGTGGAGAAAGCCAGCAGGCAGCAAAACGCACTTGGTTCAATGCCACACAAAGCAGTCCTCTCAATTCTTGCAGCTTTAAAACAGTTCTCCCATGATGCTGTGGCTCGATGCAGTCACTGGTAAAAGTCTCCGGTTGAGGGATCCATCTGTGCTCAAGTATCAGTTGTAGCAGATCTGTTTTATCAGTGGCTAAGGCATACATCCAGTCCTCCTCACTCAAACACGCTCCTGCAGCTACTAGCAATTTCACAGATTCGCTGAAAAAGATCATAATTAGGGATAGATCCATCTGGGTTACTATAATTTCTGTACCATCATGTAAGGTGAAATCAGCCCTCTAACTCACCTATATGGTTTGTTGGAAGACTGACATAAGGCCAAAGAGAGGGGTGAACTGAAGTCCAGGGTATTTGTGCAGTCTTGAGCATCTGGGCTATACCCTTCCTCCAAGAGCAATTCAATACTCTTGGTCTGATCACTGTGGACAGCCACAAACAGGGGACTCACCATGCCATCGTTGTGGTCACATACTCGATCTGTAACGGCTATCATCCTCCTGAGGATACTGGAATGACACAGGTACAAAGCAAATGAAAATATGACCATTTCAGTCATTAATTGTAGTTTACTGAATAACAGTGATGTGGAAAACCAGGTTTATAAATCTACACAGATATAGAAATGTGTCAACAAATGAGTCATTACCCGATGTGGCCGAACTCAGCTGCAGCATGAATGGGAAGCTGTGGCCACTCATGACTGCAGGCTATGTTAGGATCTGCACCATTGTCCAAGAGGAAATCCACACAAGCCTGGTGACCTTCTTGAGAGGCTAACAGCAGCGGTGTTGCCAGATCAGCTGCTTGGGTGTTCACGTTGGCACCTGAAATGGTAACAGCTCATTGTACTTGACTTGTTTCAGAGAGGAGTAAAAAACAGAGAAGTCAGActcagtgagggaaaaatggtaTTACCAGCATTGACAAGTATTTCCAAGCATTCCTTTTGTCCATACTGTGCAGCCACAAATAGTGGAGAAATCCTGTGGTCATCTAATGCCTCCAGGTTGGATACATTGACAAGAATGCGTACTATTTCGCTGTGACCCTTAAGGAGGATCAATATGTTTGTTACTGGTTCCGATACACctcacagagcagtgtgtgtgcatttgtgaaTCTCATTGTTACCTTATAAACAGCTTGATGAAGGCAGGTCCAGCAGGATGGGGTGTGTGTTCTATTGACCTCTGCACCTTTACTGACCAGCAGTTCTACAACATCCTTGTGTCTATTGTCTACAGCTGGTGTCAAATAAATTTTAATAAACTGGTAAATTGTTTTGTTGGAAAACAATATAATAGGTAAAAGTTGATAAAGTCCGCAGATTACCTGCATATAAAGCACATGACAAGTCATTAGTTAGCTGGTTGATATTGGCATGGGCTTTCAGGAGGAGTCGAACCACTGCCAGGTGTCCACGCTGTGCTGCCAAGTAACAGGCAGATTCCCCCTCATGGGTCAAAGAGTTCACATAGGCGGACTCGTGACGGGAAGAGCCTGATGTACACagagaaaatggaggaaaaagaaACCGAAAAGAAAGGTGAAGTCTATCTAAAATAGAATCTCATTTATAAAGGATGACGTGTATAATACCCCTTCTTACCGCCAACAGCAGACAAAATTTCCTGCACACACTCTACACTTCCAGCAGCCGAAGCCTCATGGAGGGCATTCCAACCACGGTTGTCTCTGCAGTCCACACTGTAGTCTCTCTTTATCAACGTCCTCACCCGGTCTCTACAACCTGAACGAGCAGCAGCGGCAACACTGGAGACTGTGTCTCCGTAGCACTCTGTGAAGTCCATCAACTATTCCAGAAAAAAGTCAGATACATTAATTATGCCACTGCTGTCTTCAAACAAACGCTACATAATACGCAAAGCTAACGTTCAATGCTAAACAACTACGTTGCtagcaaacacaacacagcgtAAGCAGAATTCCCAGTATTGTGAAAATTAAATTATTCTACGCAATTCAATTTCCaaacaataatgataatgacaggTTTTTAGTTAAACTTATATACCCAAATAGTGTTGCctccataaaaataaaaataatgcacTGAAGGTTGGGTCGCCGTTTGATGACGTCACGCCAAAACATGTCACTACCCGTCGCGTGCCAGCTGTGGTTCTCGGCTTCGGATTTAGCGCTAGCTAAATTGAGTTTGAAATGAACTATTAACGGTCGTTTAATTGTAGTTACATTGTATTTTAATATACGTCTGAAGAAATGCGAAGAAAATCATAATACGGAAGCTTACAAAAGGGTTCATCTTCAGCGGTTGTAAGGTAATTGTGCCTTTTTGCTTAAAGAAAGCGAGCTATTGTACTTTATACAATTGGCAAAGACTTGTGTTATATATGAAGTATCACCTAAAAAGTTCTGAATAATATAGATATGTGAGGCTTTTTCTCGTATCCTGATACGTATATGTAAACAAAATTTCTACTCTAGATATCCAAGTTCTACGATTTCATTGGCATAACAGCTCCAGTAGACTAGTCATAATATTCGTAGATATTACATTTGCGTTAGAATATCCTGCTCTGTTTTCTAAATTTGCCTAAAACATTTAGGCAAAAGTAGGGGCGTTTACCCAAATATCTTTAATATGTCacatttttaatcattattaAACTAAACCCTGTCATGGGCCAATTTGTCTCTCTAGCTTGGAGGTTTACAGTCCCTGTTGCAGCATCATGGTGGACATCGATGTGAAGAGCGCAGCCGCTTGGGTCAGTCACTCTCATGGCCATCACCTGACTGATGTCCTGCTCCCTGTTCACCTAAATAACAAAGATGAAGAGGAGCTCAGTCAGTcaaacagagaggacacaaaCTGGTAAGAAGCATTTAAGCTGGACATTATATATTTGCCATTTTTGAATGAATAACATGTTTATCTCTTTCTCGCAGGAGTGGTCCAGTGCTGTTGGAGCAGATGGAGGAAGGTTCCCCATGTGTCCTGACGGTGTGTTGCACCTCCCAGGCTGCCATCAGCCGCCTGCTGGTCATCAGTGAGGCTCGAACTATGGAGGTGTATAGCCAGATAGGAGAGTACTGCGGGACAGTACGGGGGGCAAGGGATGACAGCACGCAGCCAGAGAGGTACAGATGCAAAAGGCTGGGTTGCCAGATATCTAAATGAACCTCTGATTTGATTACATTTCTACAAAATCCAGTTTCTGATATAAAAAAAtttaatgtgttgtgttgtctgttAAACCACTGCTTCCTGTTCTTTTTGTGGCTTATAGTGCAGACCGAGGGCCTTTTTATAAGAAACAGCTGATTCTTGAGAATCCATCTTCAGCCTGTGAAGTGAAGGTGAGATGCTCCGTGTAAAATCAGTCTAAAAAAgtaaacagaaaagaaaaaatgttatatatttttaacaagTTGTCTCTCTCCTAGTTGCTTTCACTGGGTGGAAGAACCAGTGTTTTAGTGTGTCGTGTCATCGTGGGCCTTCAGTCACTGCAGTCCTGTCCAGTCCGTGGACCTGGCATAGATATGCAACAGGTGCAGTCTTTAGTTGAGGAGATGGGAACAAGTTTGTCGCCGGGAGCCCAAAACCTCATGGACATGGTGCAGTTCCAGCAGAAGGTGGGAGGAAatttcctttttctctgagcCTCGTGGGTGGCGATGGGAATCATAATGGCTTTACTAAAagacttttttctctttcccgATATGCCTCTTGAGTTATCTGAATATGAAGGAACAGAAAAGTGGCTGCATTAATAATGGTGaattgtgtttctgcagaatcAGACTGGCTCTCTGGGTGGTTTTC from Parambassis ranga chromosome 19, fParRan2.1, whole genome shotgun sequence includes these protein-coding regions:
- the asb3 gene encoding ankyrin repeat and SOCS box protein 3 — protein: MDFTECYGDTVSSVAAAARSGCRDRVRTLIKRDYSVDCRDNRGWNALHEASAAGSVECVQEILSAVGGSSRHESAYVNSLTHEGESACYLAAQRGHLAVVRLLLKAHANINQLTNDLSCALYAAVDNRHKDVVELLVSKGAEVNRTHTPSCWTCLHQAVYKGHSEIVRILVNVSNLEALDDHRISPLFVAAQYGQKECLEILVNAGANVNTQAADLATPLLLASQEGHQACVDFLLDNGADPNIACSHEWPQLPIHAAAEFGHIGILRRMIAVTDRVCDHNDGMVSPLFVAVHSDQTKSIELLLEEGYSPDAQDCTNTLDFSSPLSLALCQSSNKPYSESVKLLVAAGACLSEEDWMYALATDKTDLLQLILEHRWIPQPETFTSDCIEPQHHGRTVLKLQELRGLLCVALNQVRFAACWLSPLLKGGLEPSLLFQPHMLEQGDSGVLNYLLEFVNWSTLPPSLKHILNQRRAEKSWEPFPHFDSVPSLSHICRLKVRALLGPDQLMRTSIIQQLHVPSPLYDFLKFRDIPEASYTHSPPSPAFNRIQEYRSTHQHRHVL